The following are encoded together in the Thermodesulfobacteriota bacterium genome:
- the ruvC gene encoding crossover junction endodeoxyribonuclease RuvC, producing MSGARRILGIDPGSLRTGYGIVDRQGSSVAAVAWGVIRLDGDEPFPDRLFRIHTELSSLIRQYRPSEAAVEKVFVAKNAASALKLGQARGAAIVACRANDVPVFEYSPKEIKLAATGYGAAPKEQVAGMIARLLGVRGPVPPDAADALAMAFCRAVTRDLPA from the coding sequence CTGAGCGGCGCCCGCCGGATCCTCGGCATCGACCCGGGTTCGCTGCGCACCGGGTACGGGATCGTAGACCGGCAGGGAAGCTCCGTCGCCGCCGTGGCGTGGGGCGTCATCCGGCTCGACGGGGATGAGCCGTTCCCGGACCGCCTGTTCCGGATCCACACAGAGCTTTCCTCCCTCATCCGGCAATACCGGCCGTCCGAGGCCGCGGTGGAGAAGGTGTTCGTCGCGAAGAACGCCGCCTCCGCCCTCAAGCTCGGCCAGGCGAGGGGCGCGGCGATCGTCGCCTGCCGGGCGAACGATGTCCCCGTCTTCGAGTACAGCCCCAAGGAGATCAAGCTGGCGGCGACCGGCTACGGCGCCGCCCCGAAGGAGCAGGTGGCCGGGATGATCGCCCGGTTGCTGGGGGTACGCGGGCCGGTACCCCCCGACGCCGCCGACGCGCTCGCCATGGCGTTCTGCCGTGCCGTC
- a CDS encoding YebC/PmpR family DNA-binding transcriptional regulator, which translates to MSGHNKWSSIKHKKGKADAQRGKAFTKITREIITAAKIGGGDPDGNSRLRAAILAAKAVNMPNDNISRAIKKGTGDLEGVSYEEFMYEGYGPSGVAVLVKVLTDNKNRTVADVRHIFTKYNGNLGETGCVNWMFSKKGSINVPKAGVDEEKLIDIALELGADDVANDPESHEYEVRCEPEVVEDVKKGLEERKIKIASAEVAMVPQTTVHLEGKPAESMLKLMNALEESDDVQNVWANFDISDEAMEAFG; encoded by the coding sequence ATGTCTGGCCACAATAAATGGAGTTCCATCAAGCACAAGAAGGGGAAGGCCGACGCGCAGCGTGGGAAGGCGTTCACCAAGATCACCCGGGAGATCATCACCGCGGCGAAGATCGGCGGGGGCGACCCCGACGGCAACTCGCGGCTGCGGGCGGCGATCCTGGCGGCCAAGGCCGTCAACATGCCCAACGACAACATCAGCCGGGCGATCAAGAAGGGGACAGGGGACCTCGAGGGCGTCTCTTACGAGGAGTTCATGTACGAAGGGTACGGCCCCAGCGGCGTCGCGGTGCTCGTCAAGGTGCTGACCGACAACAAGAACCGGACGGTCGCGGACGTCCGCCACATCTTCACGAAGTACAACGGCAACCTCGGCGAGACGGGGTGCGTCAACTGGATGTTCTCCAAGAAGGGGTCCATCAACGTGCCCAAGGCGGGGGTCGACGAGGAGAAGCTGATCGACATCGCCCTCGAGCTGGGCGCCGACGACGTGGCGAACGACCCCGAATCGCACGAGTACGAGGTCCGCTGCGAGCCCGAGGTGGTGGAGGACGTGAAGAAGGGGCTCGAGGAGCGAAAGATCAAGATCGCCTCCGCGGAAGTGGCGATGGTCCCCCAGACCACCGTCCACCTGGAGGGGAAGCCCGCGGAATCCATGCTCAAGCTGATGAACGCCCTGGAGGAGTCCGACGACGTCCAGAACGTCTGGGCGAACTTCGACATCTCCGACGAGGCCATGGAGGCGTTCGGCTGA